The following DNA comes from Bacillota bacterium.
CCGTTAGACCCTCGTCCAGGTCAGCGTGGAGCACCGGGACTCCCCTGGCCACACTCCGCATGAGGCAGTTGACGTCTTTCTCGATGCCCAGGCCGGTTACTCGTTTTTCGCCGATCAGCCTGGAGAGCAGTTCCCCGTCTCCGCAGCCCAGGTCTAACACGGATGAGCGTGGGGGGATCATGTCGTAGATGAGGCAGTGATCCCAGCGCGGTGCTTGCGGGAGGGCAAGAGCCCTAGACGGGCCAGGGGGTGAGCCCGCGGCCTTGCGTTTCACCGGACCAGGCCCCCTTCCAGGAAGCACGTGATGATCTCCTCCAGTTTTTCTACTTCCAGAAGGAAGGCATCGTGGCCGTAAGAGGACGGCAAGTCGATGTAAGTGACCGGTTTCCTGTTGCGGCACAGGGCCAGTGCCAGTTCCCTCATCTGGCGGGGCGGGTAAAGCCAGTCGGAGGAGAAGGAGACGAGGAGGAACCGGCTGTCCGGACGGGCGCATGCTTTATCCAGATCGCCGTTCCCCCATGAGGCAGCGTCGTAGTAGTCCATGGCTCGGGAAATGTATAGGTAGCTGTTAGCATCGAACCTTTGCACGAAGGCGCTGCCCTGGTACTCCAGGTACCCCTCCACCTCAAAGTCGTTGCTGAGCTGGAAACTGGGCCCGCTTCCGTTCCGGTAACGGCGTCCGAACTTGCGGTGCATCGATTCCTGCGACAGGTATGTTATGTGGCCGAGCATGCGCGCCACTGCCAGGCCCTGGTCGGGGGCGGGCCCGCCATAGTAGTTGCCGCCGCGGAAGCTGGGATCGCTCATGATGGCGCGACGGGCCACTGCGTTAAAGGCGAGACCCTGGTCGCTAAGGCGGGCCGAAGAGGCCAGGACGATAGCTGACTTCACCCTCCCGGGGTATGCCAGGGTCCACTCCAGGGCCTGCTGCCCACCCAGCGAACCCCCTGCCACTGCCAGCAGTTTCTCGATACCCAGGAAGCTCACCAGGCGCTCCTGGAGTCTTACCCAGTCGTGAACGGTGACCACGGGGAACCTGAGCCCGTATGGTGTGCCGGTGGCGGGATCGATCGACGACGGCCCGGTGGTCCCGTAGCAGCTTCCCAGCACGTTTGAGCAGATCACGCAGTACTTGCGCGTGTCGAAGGCTTTGCCGGGCCCCACCATGGAATCCCACCAGCCCGGGCGGTTCTTCCGCCAGGGGCGCCCATCCTCGTCGGCCGCCGCATCCCACCCCGCCGCGTGGGCGTCCCCCGATAGGGCATGCAGGATGAGAATGGCGTTGTCCCGCCTGTCGCTGAGCGTGCCGTACATCTCGTACTCCACGTCGACGGGGGCAAAGGTTTGACCGCAATCAAGGGGCAGGGGGTTCGACTCATCGGCCAGACGCACCCGTTGCGGGCGCGTCCACCCCACCGACCGGGGAGAATCGGGGGGGTCATACTCTTTCCCGGCTCTGGTGACCAATACGTTGAGGGGGTCTGTCATCCTGCACCTCCGTCGTCAGTTCTGGCTGGCCACCAGGGCCTGGTCCAGGTCGGCGATGATGTCTTCCGGGTCCTCCAGCCCCACAGAAAGGCGGACGAAGTCGTCGGTCACTCCGGTGGAGAGCCGCTCGGACGGGTCCAGTTGCTGGTGTGTGGTGGAGGCGGGGTGGATGATGAGGCTTTTGGCATCCCCGATGTTGGCCAGGTGGGAGAGGAGCTTCACCGAGTTGATGAGCTTGACGCCGGCCTCGTATCCCCCTCTGACCCCGAAACCGATGATGGCGCCCTGGCCATGCGGGAGGTACCGTTTGGCCCGCTCGTAGTCGGGATGGTTCGGCAAACCGGGGTAGTTCACCCAGCACACGGCAGGGTGCGCTTTCAGCCACGCAGCTACCCTGAGCGCGTTTTCGCAGTGTCGCTTCATGCGCAAGGGGAGGGTTTCCAGCCCCTGGAGAAAGAGGAACGAGTTAAAAGGGGAAAGGGCGGGACCGAGGTCGCGGAGGAGTTGCACCCTGGCCTTGATGATGTAGGCGAGACCGGGAGCCACCGCCCGTCCGTGGGACCCGAACGTCTCCCAGTAACTCAGACCGTGATATGAGGGGTCAGGATCTGTGATTTCGGGGAACTTTCCATTGGCCCAGTTGAACTTCCCCGACTCCACTATGGCCCCGCCGATGCAGGTGCCGTGACCGCCGATGAACTTGGTGAGGGAGTGTACCACCACGTCTGCCCCGTGTTCGAAGGGCCGGAAAAGGCAGGGTGTGGTTACGGTGTTGTCCACGACGAACGGTATGCCGCGGTCGTGTGCTACCTGAGCGATGGCCTGGAAATCATCCACGTTGTTCTTGGGGTTGCCGATAGCTTCCGTGTACAGGAGGCGCGTATTGTCGTCGATGGCTGCCGCGAAGTTGGCGGGGTCGGAGGAGTCGACGAATCTTACTTCGATGCCCATGCGGGGCAGTGTGTGGCGAAAGAGGTTGTAGGTGCCTCCGTACAGGTAGTTGGTGGAGACGATGTTCTGGCCAGCCCTGGCGATGTTCAGGACGGCCAGGGTGATGGCCGCCTGGCCGGATGCCACTGCCAGCGCGCCGGATCCTCCTTCCATTTCGGCCAGGCGCTTCTCCAGCACCTCGGTGGTGGGATTCATGATGCGGGTGTAAATGTTCCCGAATTCCCGCAGGGCGAACAGGTTGGCGGCGTGCTCGACCGACCGGAACACGTAGGACGTGGTCTGGTAGATGGGTACCGCCCTGGCCCCGGTGGTCGGGTCGGGCACCTGTCCCCCGTGCAGGGCTACCGTTTCGATGGACTTTCCCCTTTCCGTTTTCATCTTGCGGGTTCCTCCCTCCTTGATCCCCGTCCTGCGGGCAGATCGGAGCTCATGCTCCTGGTAACGTCAGCTCATGGTCCTGGTAACGCGCCCCTGGGGTAAGGGTTCGTGACCGGAGGGCGCGGCCGCTGTAACGAGCAAACCCTCTCCGGGTGAGAAGAGGGTTTGCTTGGTGTCGACCCCTTCTTATCTCCCCGACCACTCTTTGCCGGCGGGAGTTGGCACCTTTCAGCCCGAGCGGGCTGAAGGTTGCCGAAGGTTCATCGGGCCCGTCCCTCCCCTTCTCTGGATAAGAAGTCCCGGTCACTTATGCGGTTGTCGATCGGCGGATGTGCAACCGAACGGCCATAGTGGTGTTACCCGATCGGTTTGCTCAACTATATAATGTGGCTGGAGGGTTTGTCAACAATACGTCCCGGCGCTGTAGCACCTGGGCCCCCCGGTGCGCCGGGTGAGACTTGCCCCGGGAGAAGGGGGAGTTGAGATTGATGGGTGACCCATGTACGCCATCGTTGCGGACCGAATCCGACCGTGCCCGGGCGGACAGCGGGGCGTCCGGCCTCTCGGGGTTCTCAGCCGGTGAGCCCCTGCTCACGCCCGAGCAGATGGAGCGTTACTCCCGGCATACGCGCCTGGTTGAGGTGGGAGTGGAAGGGCAGAAACGGCTCCTGGAATCCAGAGTGCTGATTGTGGGCGCGGGGGGGCTGGGTTCGCCTGCTGCCCTCTACCTGGCCGCCGCGGGCGTGGGGACCATAGGTATAGTGGATGGTGACGTGGTGGATCGTTCCAATATACAGCGCCAGGTGATCCACGACGATGCCAGCGTGGGAATACCCAAGACGGAGTCGGCGAAGCGCCGGATCGAGGCTCTGAACCCCGACGTTAAGGTGATCCCCTACCAGACGGTGCTCAACTCGCAGAACGCTTTGGAAATCCTCAGGGGCTACGACGTGGTGGTGAACGGGTGTGATAACTTTCCCACCCGTTACTTATTGAGCGATGCCTGCGTGCTCCTTCGCAAGCCCCTGGTGGATGCTGCCATCTTGCGGTTCGAGGGACAGGCCACCGTTTACGAGCCGGGCAAGGGCTGCTATCGTTGCCTGTTCCCCACGCCACCGCCTCCCGGCAGCGTGCCCAACTGCGCGCAGGTAGGGATCATCGGTGCCCTGGCAGGCCAGATGGGAACGTTGCAGGCCATGGAGGCCATCAAGTTGATCCTCGGGGTGGGCAAGACCCTGGCGAACAGGTTGTACATTTACGACGCTCTGGAAGGCAGCCACCATGTTGTCCAGTGGGAGCGCAGGCCGGAGTGCCCCGCCTGCGGCGACGACCCTACCATCAGGGAGCTTATCGACTACGAGCAGTTCTGCGGCGTACCGGCACCCCGGGCTGTCTCCGCCCCGTCTGCACCGCGCGCAGCGGATGCCGTGGCCACCGGGGAGGCGGCAGACCTGACCCCCCTGCAGGCGCTCGAGCTTCTCCGGCAAGGTGCCCAGCTCATCGATGTGCGGGAGCCCCATGAGTACGAGCGCGAGCACATCCAGGGGGCGCGGCTGATTCCCCTGGGCGAACTGCCGTGGAGGTCTGAAGAAATCGACGCAGAGACACCCCTGATCGTTGTCTGTCAGATCGGGGAGCGCAGCGGCACGGCGGTACGTGCCCTTCGAGACGCGGGCTTCGAGCGGGTGTACAATCTGGCGGGCGGCATGGTTGCCTGGGCCAACTACCGTCTTCCCGTGGTGCGGGAAAAGCCTCTGCACCTCGGTCACGCGTGAGCGACCTGCTGGCACCATCATAGCCATCGTCATCCTGAATGCCTGGTTGGGGTTCATCCGGGAATACCGCGCGGAGCGGTCGCTGGAGGCCTTCCCGCGTCGCTGCCCGCTTCGTGCCTGGGGTGTGCTGCCTCCTACGGGGTTAGGCTCCCAGCCTCCGGGCCTGTTGGCGTGTCGGGGTGGCCCGGCAGCCCCCTTCGGTGCCGCGACTCGTGACCGGGGCCTGTTCGTGGAGCTGGGCGGGCTGGGGCCTGGCTATGGGGTTGCTTCCACGGTTTTCCTGGACACTTTCGCCGTGCTCACTCGTAGGGATGGAGGGGAAGGGAGGTGCGGCGGGTGTCGCAGAAGTTGTCCAGCCGGGAAGCCCGGTGGGAGCGGCCGTCCCGCCGCGCTTGGAACCCCCGTGTGGTGGTCCGGGTGATAGACGACGGTGGGTCCGCCCTCCGGGACGTGCGGCGCTTCCTGATTGAGCGTTATTTGGACGCGTGTGGTGGCGTAAAAGTCGGCGAGGGCCGCTAGCCATGTTTGCGGTGGTGTACGCCCGTGTGTCGACTGAGGAGCAGGCTCAGCAGGGGTCGTCCCTTGAGGATCAGGCGGCGACGTGCGAGCGTCATGCTCGTGCGCTGGGCGCCGTGGACGTGCAGGTATTCCGTGACGTGGCTTCCGGCAGCGTTCTGCAGAGGCCGGGCCTTGAGGCCCTGCGGGAGAGGATTGCCTGCGGCGGCGTTGGACTCTTTGTCTGCTATGATCCCGACCGCCTTGCCCGGAACCTGTCCCATCAGCTTCTTCTGACGGAGGAGTTCGAACGCGCCGGGGTGAGGCTCGAGTTCGTCAATTTCGAGTGGAAGAACACGCCCGAGGGCAAGCTGTTTTACTCGCTCCGCGGCGCCATTGCCGAGTACGAGCGGGAGAAGATCAGAGAGCGCACGATGCGCGGCAAGTTGCGCCGGGCGCGGGAGCAGCGCCTGACGCACAATCCCAGGACCTACGGCTATCGCTACTGCCCCGAAGGGAAGGCGTTCGCGGTTGATCCTTCGGAGGCGGCGGTTGTGCGGCAGATGTTCGAGTGGTTTGTGGATGGCGACCTGGGGTACCACGGCATAGCCAGGCGTCTCACCGAGATGGGTATACCGTCCCCCGAGGGGAGCGTCTGGCAGAAGATGACCGTGCGGCGGATTCTCGCCAATACGGCTTACGTGGGGCTCGTGTACCTTCACCGCCACGACACGGTGGGTGTCAGGAACAGCCGGCGGCTCCCGCCTTGCCAGAGGTTGAAGCGGCGGGAGCGGCCGCGGGACGAGTGGATCCCGGTGGCGGTCCCCGCGATTGTGGACCCGGAGGTTTTCGGCAGGGCTCAACAGAAGAGCCTTGAGGTTCGGCGCCGGTATGCCGGTTCTTCGCGGGCTGAGTACCTGCTCAGCGGCCTGGTCTCCTGCGGGGTGTGTGGGTGTACGGTGCACGGGTTCCTGTCCAGCCCTCCCGGGAGGGTTGCGCGCCGGTACTACGTCTGCACCGCGAGGAACCCTGGCCGGCGGGGGAGAGCCAAGTGTGTGCTCCCCTATCTCCCTGCCGATGACCTGGAGCGGCTGGTCTGGGAGCGGGTGGTGGGGTGGCTGCGCGATCCGGGGGCCTTCCAGCGGGACCTTGTGGAGAGGGCGAATGAGTTGCTTGCGCCTTTGGAAAGGGCGATTTCCGACATCGAGGCCCAGCTTGCTGACTATGCCGAGCAGGGAAAGCGGCTCATTGACCTCTACCAGCGCGGCCTGGTCCCCTTGGTTGAGGTGGAGGGTCGCTTGAAATCATTGTCGGGCGCGGTTTCGGCCCTTTCTGCGAGGCGCGCTGACCTGCTGCGCAGGGCATCGCAGGTCCGGTTGACGACTGAGGACCTTGACCGCTTCGCACACATGGCTGCCGGGGTGGTGGACCAGCTCGATGAGCTTGATTTCGACGGCCGCCGCAGTATTGTGCGCAGGTTGATGGTTCGTGTTACCGTCCATGCAGATGCCGTGGTCCTTGATGTCCGGCTACCTGGTGATCCCGGAGAAGCCAGTGATGGCGGGGGTTTTGCGAGGGTGGCCCCGGAGCAGGCGGCGTGTATCGACGTTTGTAACGACACTGTGAGGGGCCGTGCCATCGATGAGGGCTACCTTGATGGCCGGGATGTAGAGGCCGTCCAGGGAGTTGTTGTCTGAGGAGCAGTGGTGGAACTCGATGTCCAGGCCCCGGCCCACCAGGGCCTCGCCGATACCGCGGATGAACGTGGACTTGCCCACCCCGGGGCCGCCTTTGATGACGAAGATGCGGGTGGCATCGGGCGGCGCAATGTAATCGTAAAAGGAAAAGAACCCGACTGAAGTATTGCCACCCGGGAATACTCGCTTGATGTGGCCGCGCTTGATAGCCGTCATTGCCGGTATCTCCCTTCTGACCTGCCTGGTTTCCCGATGAGTGGGGGGTGATTACCTTCCCCCGGTCCAGGCTATGGAAGCGGTGCCCCGTTGGGTGCATGTCCCCCGCGCGTTCAGACGTGGGCAACGGAGCCTCAGATGTTGCGTGTGATGGCCCTGCTCGGCCGGGGTGCCAACCGAAGCCCGTCGCAATGGTGGTGCCGGTCGTCATGTGCTAAACTAGTGTCATGAGTGGTGCGCTGGGATTCAAGCGAGGCAGGGGCCTGGGGCGGGTCGAGTTCCCCCGGACAACCGGGCCCGGTCAGCTGGACGATTTCCAGAAAGAAGCCATCGACCATCTCCTGGCCGGGGAAGATGTGCTGGTGTATGCCCCCACCGGGAGTGGCAAGACCCGTATCGCCGAGGAGTTCGCCGCCTGGCTGCTCGAGCGCGGTGGGGGGATGGGCTACACTGCTCCCCTCAAAGCCATATCCAACCAGAAATACCGGGATTTTGTGGATATATTCGGGGAACCCCGGGTAGGCCTGCTGACGGGCGACATTTCTATCAACCCGGGGGCGCCTTTGCTGGTGATGACCACCGAGATATTCCGCAACCGCTGTCTGACCGAGCCCGCCACCCTGTCCCGGATGGCCTGCGTGGTCCTGGACGAGATTCACTACCTGGGGGATGAGCAAAGAGGGACGGTGTGGGAAGAGAGCGTCATCTTCTGTCCCTACCACGTGATCATCCTGGGGCTTTCTGCCACCGTCTCAAATGCCGCCCAGCTGGCTGAGTGGATGGCGGGGGTGCGGGGGCGTCCGGTGCACGTGGTGTACGAGTCCAGGCGCCCTGTACCCCTGGAGTTCCGCTGGATATTGCCCGATGGCCGCGTCGTGGAGGAAACCCGCGCCCGGGAAGCGGTGAGGAGACTGGCGCGCGGGAAGATGCGGCCCCGGCGGCAGCCGTGGCAGGCGCGGGTGGGGGAGGGCGACCAGGCCTGGGGCGATGTTCGGGCGGGCGGCCGGGGCCGGTTGTGGGCGGGCGAACCGGAGGGTCTGCTGTGAGCGAGCAACGGGCCGTACGCCCCCGCGTGATCCGGGCCGACGATCCCGACCCGGGCACGGTGCTGGAAGCCATCGCGTCCTCGGGCGGGCACTTTCCCCTTTTGTATTTCGTCTTCAGCCGCCGCCAGACCGAGGAGATGGCCGAGCAGGTGGCGGGAGAATGGGATTTTCTCCTGCCCGAAGAGAAGCGGCGGGTGGCGGCCGAGGTCAGGGAAGCCCGGCAGACTTACCCCGGGTTGCTGGGTCTGCCGGGGCGGCGCACGTTGTTGCGTCTCCTGGTGCAGGGAATAGCGTACCATCACGCCGGGCTGGCGCCGCAACTGAAGTTGCTGGTGGAGAGGCTCTACTGTCAGGGGCTGGTGCGCGTGGTGTTCTGCACGGAGACTTTCGCGGCCGGGGTAAACTATCCCGCCGCCTCGGCGGTATTCCACACCTGTCGCAAGTGGGATGGCCGGGACTTCCGCATGCTGCGCGCCCGCGAGTTCTTCCAGATGGCCGGCCGGGCCGGGCGGCGGGGGTTTGATCCGGTGGGCTGGGTCTACGTGCGTGTGCCTTCCGATCGTCCCGAGGAGGCCGGCTTTTACCGGGAGCAGGCGGTTGAACCCGTGGAGAGTACCTTTACCGTGTCCCCGGCCACCGTGCTCAACATGTGGCAGTGGGGAGACCAGAGCCTGGTCGAGCGTTTCCTGGACAAAAGCCTCCTCACTTTCCGGGCTACCCGGCAGATCGAGGCGACCAGGCGGGAGATGGCAGCACTGAAGAGTCAGCTCGAGGGTGGGGTGCTCAAGGGTAAGAAGGCCCGCGCGGCGCAGCACCGCATTCGCCATCTGGGCCGCCGGGTAGAGGAACTGGCCAGGTTGGCCCAGGGACCCCGGCGGCAGTTTGCGGCTCTGCTCGACGTACTGGGGAAGCTGGGCTACCTGGGGTCGGAGGGACTGCATCCGCGCGGGATGTTCGCGGCCCGGCTCCGTTACCAGGAGATCCTTGTCACCGAGATGGCGTTTCGGGGACTCCTCGTGAAGCCTCCTGCGGCTGATGTGGCCGCCATCCTGGCCGGGGTGGACTACGAGCCAGGGCGTTATCCGGCCGTGGAACCCCTTCACCTCCGCTCCATGGCCGGCGTCCGTCGCTTGCAGGAGACTCTCGTGCGCCGGGGGGTTCCTCCTGAGTTCTGTCGCTGGCACCCGGAGCCCTGCCTGCTGGCCTACCGGTGGTACCAGGGATGCTCTTTTGCCGACCTGCTGGGCCTTACCACCCTGCAGGAAGGCGACATCATCTCCATCCTGCGCCGGGAGATAGACTTGCTCCGCCAGCTGGAGGAGGCTGCCGCCAGCCTCTGCCTGTCCTACCACTCCATCGCCGCCCGCGAGGCCGGCGAAACCTCCGCCGGGGTGGCAGCCCTCGAGCGGTTAAGGGAGAGAGTGAGTCACATCCGGGCGCGCCTTGACCGCGACGAAGTGCAGGCCGTGGTGTGAACCGGCAGGCGGCTTGACAATTCTATCATGAGGGCTAAAATGCGATTGCAGGAGGTGTTGGGCGGTGCCGGTGTACGAGTATGAGTGCGAGCATTGTGGCGTGTTTGAGGTCTACCGCAGCATTACCGCCGAGCCCCTCGAGAAGTGTCCTCAGTGCGGGGGCAGGGTCCGCAAGCTCATAAGCCGTCACGTCAACGTGATTTTCAAGGGATCGGGGTTCCATACCACCGATTACCGGAGTGAGGAATACCGCAAGCGGGAAAAAGAAGAAAAGAGCCAGGCGAAAGACAGCACCGCCGCCAGTTCGTGAGAGGACGGCGGCGACCGAGGCAGGGCCGGCCATCCGGCCCGTTTTTGTATCCTGGAATAGTTTCACGCAATGGTGGAAGGCATTGGCCGACCGGGGCGAGAAACTGAAATAGTACATACCCGAGCGGAAGGGAGGAGGCAGCGTGCCGGTTTCGGAACTGGAGCCCCAGGCCTTGCGGCTGGTGTGTGACCCCAACTGCTTTCCCTACGAGACCACAGACCAGGTTCCGCCGCTGGAGGGGATGATAGGGCAGGACCGGGCCATGCGCGCCATGGAGTTCGGCCTGAAGGTGCGCAACCCGGGCTACAACATCTACATGGCGGGGGTGCCGGGCACAGGCAAGACCACGTACGCCCAGGCCCTGGTGAGCGAGGTGGCCCGCCAGCAGAAGCCCCCCGATGACTGGTGCTACGTTTACAATTTCGACGATCCCGACCGTCCCGTGGCCCTGCGCCTGCCGCCTGGGAAGGGCGGGGAGTTCCAGCGGGACATGGAAGAACTGGTCCAGGACCTCAAGGTGCACGTCCCTCGTGTCTTCGAAAGCGCGGACTACGAGCAGCAGCGGTCGGAGACCATGAGCAAGTACCAGAGCCGGATTTCCGAGGTTCTGCGCAGTCTCGTAGAGCGGGCACGGGCGGAGGGGTTCGCTCTCCAGCAGACGGCAGCAGGCTTTCTGGTTGCCCCCCTTATACACGGTCAACCCATCACCAGCGAGCAGTACCAGGAGTTGCCCGAGCAGGTGCGCCGGGAAATCGAGCAGAGGAGCACCCAGGTCCAGGAGTGGATTTCCGAGGCCCAGCGCCAGGTGCGGTTGCTGGAGAAGGAGGCCCGGGGAGCCATCCGGGAACTGGAGCAACGCATTGCCCGGGTGGCGGTAGGACCCCTCATCGAACGCCTCCAGGAGAAGTGGCGGGAGTTTCCCCTGGTGGTGAACTACCTGTCCCGGGTGGAGGAAGACGTCCGCAGTAATCTGGAGGAATTCCGGGCGTCCGAGCACGAGACGGCGCCCGTGCCCTTCCCCTTTGCCCCACCCCGCCAGGAGCGGGAAAGCGCCGTCCTGCGCTATCGGGTGAATCTCCTGGTCAACAACGCGGGTGCCCAGGGGGCGCCGGTGGTGATGGAAACCAACCCCACCTACTACA
Coding sequences within:
- a CDS encoding homoserine O-acetyltransferase, which translates into the protein MTDPLNVLVTRAGKEYDPPDSPRSVGWTRPQRVRLADESNPLPLDCGQTFAPVDVEYEMYGTLSDRRDNAILILHALSGDAHAAGWDAAADEDGRPWRKNRPGWWDSMVGPGKAFDTRKYCVICSNVLGSCYGTTGPSSIDPATGTPYGLRFPVVTVHDWVRLQERLVSFLGIEKLLAVAGGSLGGQQALEWTLAYPGRVKSAIVLASSARLSDQGLAFNAVARRAIMSDPSFRGGNYYGGPAPDQGLAVARMLGHITYLSQESMHRKFGRRYRNGSGPSFQLSNDFEVEGYLEYQGSAFVQRFDANSYLYISRAMDYYDAASWGNGDLDKACARPDSRFLLVSFSSDWLYPPRQMRELALALCRNRKPVTYIDLPSSYGHDAFLLEVEKLEEIITCFLEGGLVR
- a CDS encoding O-acetylhomoserine aminocarboxypropyltransferase/cysteine synthase family protein gives rise to the protein MKTERGKSIETVALHGGQVPDPTTGARAVPIYQTTSYVFRSVEHAANLFALREFGNIYTRIMNPTTEVLEKRLAEMEGGSGALAVASGQAAITLAVLNIARAGQNIVSTNYLYGGTYNLFRHTLPRMGIEVRFVDSSDPANFAAAIDDNTRLLYTEAIGNPKNNVDDFQAIAQVAHDRGIPFVVDNTVTTPCLFRPFEHGADVVVHSLTKFIGGHGTCIGGAIVESGKFNWANGKFPEITDPDPSYHGLSYWETFGSHGRAVAPGLAYIIKARVQLLRDLGPALSPFNSFLFLQGLETLPLRMKRHCENALRVAAWLKAHPAVCWVNYPGLPNHPDYERAKRYLPHGQGAIIGFGVRGGYEAGVKLINSVKLLSHLANIGDAKSLIIHPASTTHQQLDPSERLSTGVTDDFVRLSVGLEDPEDIIADLDQALVASQN
- the moeB gene encoding molybdopterin-synthase adenylyltransferase MoeB — translated: MGDPCTPSLRTESDRARADSGASGLSGFSAGEPLLTPEQMERYSRHTRLVEVGVEGQKRLLESRVLIVGAGGLGSPAALYLAAAGVGTIGIVDGDVVDRSNIQRQVIHDDASVGIPKTESAKRRIEALNPDVKVIPYQTVLNSQNALEILRGYDVVVNGCDNFPTRYLLSDACVLLRKPLVDAAILRFEGQATVYEPGKGCYRCLFPTPPPPGSVPNCAQVGIIGALAGQMGTLQAMEAIKLILGVGKTLANRLYIYDALEGSHHVVQWERRPECPACGDDPTIRELIDYEQFCGVPAPRAVSAPSAPRAADAVATGEAADLTPLQALELLRQGAQLIDVREPHEYEREHIQGARLIPLGELPWRSEEIDAETPLIVVCQIGERSGTAVRALRDAGFERVYNLAGGMVAWANYRLPVVREKPLHLGHA
- a CDS encoding recombinase family protein, whose product is MFAVVYARVSTEEQAQQGSSLEDQAATCERHARALGAVDVQVFRDVASGSVLQRPGLEALRERIACGGVGLFVCYDPDRLARNLSHQLLLTEEFERAGVRLEFVNFEWKNTPEGKLFYSLRGAIAEYEREKIRERTMRGKLRRAREQRLTHNPRTYGYRYCPEGKAFAVDPSEAAVVRQMFEWFVDGDLGYHGIARRLTEMGIPSPEGSVWQKMTVRRILANTAYVGLVYLHRHDTVGVRNSRRLPPCQRLKRRERPRDEWIPVAVPAIVDPEVFGRAQQKSLEVRRRYAGSSRAEYLLSGLVSCGVCGCTVHGFLSSPPGRVARRYYVCTARNPGRRGRAKCVLPYLPADDLERLVWERVVGWLRDPGAFQRDLVERANELLAPLERAISDIEAQLADYAEQGKRLIDLYQRGLVPLVEVEGRLKSLSGAVSALSARRADLLRRASQVRLTTEDLDRFAHMAAGVVDQLDELDFDGRRSIVRRLMVRVTVHADAVVLDVRLPGDPGEASDGGGFARVAPEQAACIDVCNDTVRGRAIDEGYLDGRDVEAVQGVVV
- a CDS encoding DEAD/DEAH box helicase, translating into MSGALGFKRGRGLGRVEFPRTTGPGQLDDFQKEAIDHLLAGEDVLVYAPTGSGKTRIAEEFAAWLLERGGGMGYTAPLKAISNQKYRDFVDIFGEPRVGLLTGDISINPGAPLLVMTTEIFRNRCLTEPATLSRMACVVLDEIHYLGDEQRGTVWEESVIFCPYHVIILGLSATVSNAAQLAEWMAGVRGRPVHVVYESRRPVPLEFRWILPDGRVVEETRAREAVRRLARGKMRPRRQPWQARVGEGDQAWGDVRAGGRGRLWAGEPEGLL
- a CDS encoding helicase-related protein, with translation MSEQRAVRPRVIRADDPDPGTVLEAIASSGGHFPLLYFVFSRRQTEEMAEQVAGEWDFLLPEEKRRVAAEVREARQTYPGLLGLPGRRTLLRLLVQGIAYHHAGLAPQLKLLVERLYCQGLVRVVFCTETFAAGVNYPAASAVFHTCRKWDGRDFRMLRAREFFQMAGRAGRRGFDPVGWVYVRVPSDRPEEAGFYREQAVEPVESTFTVSPATVLNMWQWGDQSLVERFLDKSLLTFRATRQIEATRREMAALKSQLEGGVLKGKKARAAQHRIRHLGRRVEELARLAQGPRRQFAALLDVLGKLGYLGSEGLHPRGMFAARLRYQEILVTEMAFRGLLVKPPAADVAAILAGVDYEPGRYPAVEPLHLRSMAGVRRLQETLVRRGVPPEFCRWHPEPCLLAYRWYQGCSFADLLGLTTLQEGDIISILRREIDLLRQLEEAAASLCLSYHSIAAREAGETSAGVAALERLRERVSHIRARLDRDEVQAVV
- a CDS encoding FmdB family zinc ribbon protein → MPVYEYECEHCGVFEVYRSITAEPLEKCPQCGGRVRKLISRHVNVIFKGSGFHTTDYRSEEYRKREKEEKSQAKDSTAASS